The following are encoded in a window of Deinococcus sp. Marseille-Q6407 genomic DNA:
- a CDS encoding class I SAM-dependent DNA methyltransferase, whose translation MNPQDFADKWRQLAPHTSERAGYQEHFRDLCALVGEPTPSSDTTGQDYAFEKAVKKAGTGEQGFADVFKRGHFICEYKAKGKSLGKALQQALLYARELDNPPLLIVSDLNHTEVHTNFTGSSPRRFDLSLDDITYDRPVAGDLTALQILRAAFTDPARLDPRQLRERVTQDATAKIGEVAASLRKSEAGSQTQIAHFLMRVVFAMFSEDVGLLERGLLTRLLEAARRNPAQSQGLFSQLFGAMRGGGYFGVSEIRHFNGGLFDDDSALPLTVEQIDDLLAAARLDWSEVEPAIFGTLFEGSLEKDVRKKRGAHYTGVQDILRIVEPVIMQPLRREWEAVKAEAEAQAQKRGGKRRALETVQAFRERLGAVRVLDPACGSGNFLVVALTLLLDLDQETRVTAMELGAGAFDVPPIVHPRQFHGIEIEPFAHELASVSIWIAFFQWQAAHGGQWPTPVLQRLHTIENRDALLNEDGTEAAWPQADFIVGNPPFLGDKKLKRVLGDDYVAALRGAYGERLPGQSDLVCYWPEKARALIEAGEVRAAGFVTTNSIRGGKNRTVLERIKETGDLFMAWSDEPWLQDGAAVRVSLFGFDGGQEKEKILNGQPVAAINADLSSRVDVNQAVPLKENEGLAFIGTQKGGKFEISAAQAERWLRLPNPDGVSNADVIRPWVNGMDLTRRPRGMYIIDFNQMTESEAARYVEPFEYVRREIKPGRDVSKDAPSRERWWLHQRSRPEMREAFQSLKRYIAIARLAKHLLPVWMDVGTLPDSQVVAVAADSDFTFGVLNSSIHAQWARTMGTALEDRPRYTPSTCFQTFPFPRPTPEQRAEVEKWARYLDSVRSSLLAEDGATLTGIYNGLESLRENPDSGHPVMPLLTAHTRLDEAVAAAYGWEWPLTEEEVLGRLLALNGERAHANLVTR comes from the coding sequence GTGAACCCGCAGGATTTTGCCGACAAGTGGCGCCAGCTCGCGCCCCACACCTCCGAGCGTGCCGGCTACCAGGAACATTTCCGTGACCTGTGCGCCCTGGTCGGTGAGCCGACCCCCAGCAGCGACACCACCGGCCAGGACTACGCCTTCGAGAAAGCCGTCAAGAAGGCGGGGACCGGCGAGCAGGGGTTTGCCGACGTGTTCAAACGCGGCCACTTCATCTGCGAGTACAAGGCCAAGGGCAAGAGCCTGGGCAAAGCCCTGCAGCAGGCGCTCCTCTATGCCCGCGAGCTGGACAACCCGCCGCTCCTGATCGTCAGCGACCTGAACCACACCGAGGTCCACACCAACTTCACCGGCAGCAGCCCGCGCCGCTTCGACCTGAGCCTGGACGACATCACTTACGACCGTCCCGTGGCCGGTGACCTGACTGCCCTGCAGATTTTGCGCGCCGCCTTCACCGACCCGGCCCGGCTGGACCCCCGGCAGCTGCGTGAGCGGGTCACCCAGGACGCCACCGCGAAGATTGGTGAGGTCGCTGCCAGCCTCAGAAAGAGTGAGGCGGGCAGCCAGACCCAGATTGCCCACTTCCTGATGCGGGTGGTCTTCGCCATGTTCTCTGAGGACGTGGGCCTGTTGGAACGCGGGCTGCTCACCCGGCTGCTGGAGGCGGCCCGGCGCAACCCAGCCCAGAGTCAGGGGCTGTTCAGTCAGCTGTTCGGGGCCATGCGGGGCGGGGGGTACTTCGGTGTCTCGGAGATTCGTCACTTCAACGGCGGTCTGTTCGACGATGACTCGGCATTGCCCCTGACCGTAGAGCAGATAGACGACCTGCTGGCGGCGGCGCGGCTGGACTGGTCGGAGGTGGAGCCGGCCATCTTCGGCACGCTGTTCGAGGGCAGCCTGGAGAAAGACGTACGGAAGAAGCGCGGCGCGCACTACACCGGGGTGCAGGACATTCTGCGGATCGTGGAGCCGGTGATCATGCAGCCACTGCGCCGGGAGTGGGAGGCAGTGAAGGCGGAGGCAGAAGCGCAGGCCCAGAAGCGTGGGGGGAAGCGCAGGGCCCTGGAGACGGTGCAGGCGTTCCGGGAGCGGCTGGGGGCGGTGCGGGTGCTGGACCCGGCCTGCGGGTCGGGCAACTTTCTGGTGGTGGCGCTGACCCTGCTGCTGGATCTGGATCAGGAGACGCGAGTAACGGCGATGGAACTGGGGGCGGGAGCTTTCGATGTGCCGCCGATTGTCCATCCCCGGCAGTTTCATGGGATTGAGATTGAGCCGTTCGCGCATGAGCTGGCGAGTGTGAGTATCTGGATTGCCTTCTTCCAGTGGCAGGCCGCGCACGGGGGCCAGTGGCCGACGCCGGTGCTGCAGCGGCTGCACACGATTGAGAACCGGGACGCGCTGCTGAATGAGGACGGGACGGAAGCCGCGTGGCCGCAGGCAGACTTCATCGTGGGCAACCCACCGTTTCTGGGGGACAAGAAACTGAAGCGGGTGCTGGGGGATGACTACGTGGCCGCCCTGCGGGGAGCCTATGGTGAGCGGCTACCGGGTCAGAGTGATCTGGTTTGCTACTGGCCGGAGAAGGCCCGCGCACTGATTGAGGCAGGTGAAGTGCGAGCTGCTGGCTTCGTGACCACCAACTCCATTCGGGGCGGGAAGAACCGGACGGTGCTGGAGCGCATCAAGGAGACAGGTGACCTGTTCATGGCCTGGAGCGATGAGCCCTGGTTACAGGACGGGGCAGCAGTGCGGGTGAGCCTGTTCGGCTTTGATGGGGGTCAGGAGAAGGAGAAGATCTTGAACGGTCAGCCGGTGGCCGCCATCAATGCCGACCTGAGCAGCCGAGTGGACGTGAATCAGGCGGTGCCCCTAAAGGAGAATGAGGGACTGGCCTTCATCGGTACCCAGAAGGGTGGCAAGTTCGAGATTTCAGCCGCGCAAGCAGAGCGTTGGCTGCGGTTGCCTAATCCGGATGGGGTGAGCAATGCCGATGTGATTCGCCCCTGGGTGAACGGGATGGACCTGACCCGGCGACCCAGGGGCATGTACATTATTGATTTCAATCAAATGACGGAGTCTGAGGCGGCCCGCTACGTGGAGCCGTTCGAGTACGTGCGGCGGGAGATTAAGCCAGGGCGGGACGTCAGCAAGGATGCGCCATCTAGAGAAAGGTGGTGGTTGCATCAGCGTTCCCGGCCAGAAATGCGGGAAGCTTTCCAGAGCCTGAAACGCTATATCGCCATTGCCCGTCTGGCCAAACACCTCCTACCGGTCTGGATGGACGTGGGCACCTTGCCTGACAGTCAGGTGGTGGCTGTGGCTGCTGACTCCGATTTCACCTTTGGCGTGCTGAACTCTTCCATCCATGCCCAGTGGGCCAGAACGATGGGAACCGCGTTGGAGGACCGCCCCCGCTATACCCCATCTACCTGTTTCCAGACCTTCCCGTTTCCCCGGCCCACGCCTGAGCAGCGGGCTGAAGTGGAGAAGTGGGCGCGGTATCTGGACAGTGTGCGCAGCAGCTTGCTGGCCGAGGACGGTGCAACCCTCACCGGCATCTACAACGGGCTGGAGTCTTTACGGGAGAATCCCGATTCCGGCCACCCCGTCATGCCTCTGCTGACTGCCCACACCCGCCTGGACGAAGCCGTGGCCGCCGCATACGGCTGGGAGTGGCCGCTCACTGAGGAAGAGGTATTAGGGCGGCTGCTGGCATTGAACGGAGAACGGGCACATGCAAATTTAGTCACACGGTAA
- the tcmP gene encoding three-Cys-motif partner protein TcmP, with translation MWTADKLEFLERYLPAFQLACKRFWNEQEGHTNTYYVDGFAGPGKNDINGVLRKGSPLIAASVKPPFKEYFLIEKGLKNVNQLKAELAADEYSGIRQHIHLQRGDFNKEVASILRQMQRNLPTFYLMDPEGLELEWETVRQIGDRPKADLFILVSAGGVTRCAGSPPTHDRVTQFYGHERWRPIAEGLNPQTVMRQSKFEAFLELYLEGLRGLGFSHVERYLIATNSKNSNLHTLVFASKNGTALRIAEDILKKIERDKQGMDRLF, from the coding sequence GTGTGGACGGCAGACAAGCTTGAATTCCTAGAGAGGTATCTGCCGGCTTTCCAGCTGGCCTGCAAGCGATTCTGGAATGAGCAGGAAGGCCATACCAACACGTATTACGTCGATGGTTTCGCAGGTCCTGGGAAGAATGACATTAATGGCGTGCTACGCAAGGGATCACCCCTCATAGCGGCCAGCGTGAAGCCTCCGTTCAAAGAGTACTTCCTCATCGAGAAGGGTCTCAAAAACGTCAATCAGTTGAAGGCAGAGCTTGCGGCGGATGAATACAGCGGCATCCGTCAGCATATCCACCTTCAACGTGGGGACTTCAATAAGGAAGTGGCGTCCATCCTGCGGCAGATGCAGCGCAACCTGCCCACCTTCTACCTGATGGACCCCGAAGGCCTAGAGCTGGAGTGGGAGACAGTGCGGCAAATCGGTGATCGCCCAAAGGCAGACCTATTCATTCTCGTCTCCGCAGGTGGCGTAACTCGCTGCGCAGGAAGCCCTCCGACGCACGACAGGGTGACACAGTTTTACGGGCACGAGCGTTGGCGTCCTATCGCAGAAGGACTTAACCCCCAGACCGTAATGCGTCAATCTAAATTTGAAGCCTTTCTGGAACTGTACTTGGAGGGCCTGCGAGGCCTCGGGTTCAGCCACGTTGAGCGCTACTTGATTGCGACCAACAGCAAGAACAGCAACCTTCACACCCTCGTGTTCGCCTCAAAGAATGGTACGGCCCTGCGCATTGCCGAGGACATTCTGAAGAAGATTGAGCGGGATAAGCAGGGAATGGACCGCTTGTTCTAA
- a CDS encoding DUF5131 family protein: protein MASTKTGIEWTDKTWNPTTGCNKVSPGCKHCYAEEITRRFKGTFPNGFAFTLHEDRLQQPRSWKKPSRIFVNSMSDLFHEQMPLSYLQQIFEVMADCPQHIFQVLTKRAERMQELAPYLDWPDNVWMGVSVETQKYVHRVDALRTVPCSVRFLSCEPLLGPLDLNLEGIHWVITGGESGAKHRPIDPDWVRSIRDQCLSADVAFFHKQWGGARPKSNGRLLDGMEWSQMPRPLPSAAD, encoded by the coding sequence ATGGCAAGTACGAAAACCGGGATTGAGTGGACTGACAAGACTTGGAACCCAACGACTGGGTGCAACAAGGTCTCCCCCGGCTGCAAGCATTGCTATGCGGAAGAGATTACTCGCCGCTTCAAGGGGACGTTCCCGAACGGCTTTGCCTTCACTCTTCACGAGGACCGGTTGCAACAGCCCAGGTCGTGGAAAAAGCCCAGCAGAATTTTCGTGAACTCTATGTCGGACCTTTTCCACGAACAGATGCCACTGTCTTACCTGCAGCAAATCTTCGAGGTCATGGCGGATTGCCCCCAGCATATTTTTCAGGTGTTGACTAAGCGTGCTGAGCGGATGCAAGAGCTGGCGCCCTATCTGGATTGGCCTGACAATGTCTGGATGGGCGTCTCCGTCGAGACGCAAAAATATGTTCATCGCGTGGACGCTCTACGCACGGTGCCTTGCTCAGTACGTTTTCTCTCTTGTGAGCCTCTGCTCGGCCCCCTGGACCTGAATCTTGAGGGCATCCACTGGGTCATTACTGGTGGGGAATCGGGCGCAAAGCATCGCCCGATAGACCCAGACTGGGTGCGGAGTATCCGTGATCAGTGCTTGTCCGCCGATGTGGCCTTCTTCCACAAGCAATGGGGAGGCGCCCGCCCTAAATCGAACGGACGCCTGTTGGATGGAATGGAGTGGAGCCAGATGCCCAGACCTCTACCTTCGGCGGCAGATTGA
- a CDS encoding VRR-NUC domain-containing protein codes for MSACDLLLQVREQDARLAEQGRDAAEKLWDEDQHQITLISWARNHLTDLPELQMLHHSPNGGKRQTVTRKGRTYSPEGAKFKRMGTRAGYPDLLLDVPLHGYHGLRIELKDLKGNTPSPEQRGWMIAHRQQGYAADVARGWRQGRIQLLAYLAGEVHEWYWVPRKGTACELPGLGVD; via the coding sequence ATGAGTGCTTGTGATCTCTTACTGCAAGTCCGCGAGCAGGACGCCCGGCTGGCCGAGCAGGGCCGGGACGCCGCCGAAAAACTCTGGGATGAGGATCAGCACCAGATCACCTTGATCAGCTGGGCCAGAAACCACCTCACGGACCTGCCGGAGCTGCAGATGCTGCACCACTCGCCCAATGGGGGCAAGCGGCAGACCGTGACCCGTAAGGGCAGAACCTACAGCCCTGAAGGCGCCAAGTTTAAGCGCATGGGCACCCGCGCCGGCTACCCGGATCTGCTGCTGGATGTGCCGCTGCACGGCTACCACGGCCTGCGGATTGAACTGAAGGACCTGAAGGGCAACACGCCCAGCCCAGAGCAGCGCGGCTGGATGATCGCCCACCGCCAGCAGGGCTACGCCGCCGACGTTGCCCGCGGCTGGCGCCAGGGCCGCATTCAGCTGCTGGCCTACCTCGCGGGCGAGGTGCACGAGTGGTACTGGGTGCCCAGGAAGGGCACGGCCTGCGAATTGCCAGGCCTGGGAGTGGACTGA